A genomic region of Xyrauchen texanus isolate HMW12.3.18 chromosome 29, RBS_HiC_50CHRs, whole genome shotgun sequence contains the following coding sequences:
- the LOC127623157 gene encoding LOW QUALITY PROTEIN: pygopus homolog 1-like (The sequence of the model RefSeq protein was modified relative to this genomic sequence to represent the inferred CDS: inserted 1 base in 1 codon) yields the protein MSTEQDKDSYSLKRNRGGEGGLDILGGPGLLLGSPDKKRRKSSTQAPPFSPLSEFAPPSNPISDHLIAANPFDDNYNSPSLKPLPPANPYFGHSHYPGFSGYGQPRMPAXMPNRMPFPYSTPYQVRNQPHNFSRNPMITGLNRALGFNYRHPENSNYGHQFSGSINNMPLPPGQHFRLGSGENANQIPLQNLNRIPDGGPGFGQEGNGMSPNLSQQQNSFAQSNTPTPKLGVSETVNKNTTQNPLPRKQNQNCEESAAQELKKKGRGNTPATLDRGVEKLNGVLHPNNEALKKSPQPSVDAQVERVRRGSCDITSALTNNKVLNHPKRRSKLSSSEPVYPCGICLTDVNDDQEAILCEASCQKWFHRDCTGMTETAYNLLTAETSAVWGCDSCMEDKGAQLLKTREVHVPPSVTSEAQS from the exons ATGTCCACAGAGCAGGATAAAGATTCATACTCTCTAAAACGAAACCGAG GAGGTGAAGGTGGGCTGGATATTTTAGGGGGTCCTGGTCTGCTCCTTGGAAGCCCTGATAAAAAGAGACGCAAGTCTAGCACACAG gCGCCCCCATTCTCTCCTCTATCTGAATTTGCCCCTCCGTCAAATCCCATCTCGGATCATTTGATAGCTGCCAACCCTTTTGATGACAACTACAACTCGCCATCCCTGAAGCCACTCCCCCCTGCTAACCCCTATTTTGGCCACTCCCATTACCCAGGGTTCAGTGGCTATGGGCAGCCCAGGATGCCCG ATATGCCCAACAGAATGCCATTTCCATACAGCACCCCTTACCAGGTGCGAAACCAGCCCCATAATTTCTCTCGGAACCCCATGATCACAGGTCTCAACCGGGCACTGGGATTTAACTACAGGCATCCTGAGAACTCAAATTATGGGCACCAGTTTAGTGGTAGCATCAACAACATGCCGCTTCCACCAGGGCAGCACTTTAGACTGGGTTCAGGAGAGAATGCCAATCAAATTCCACTTCAGAACCTGAACCGCATTCCTGATGGTGGACCAGGTTTCGGTCAAGAGGGAAACGGTATGAGTCCTAACCTCTCTCAGCAACAAAATAGCTTTGCTCAGTCCAACACGCCAACACCCAAACTGGGTGTGAGTGAAACCGTGAACAAAAACACCACACAAAATCCATTGCCAAGGAAACAAAACCAGAACTGTGAAGAGAGCGCAGCTCAGGAGCTGAAGAAAAAAGGCAGAGGGAACACACCTGCCACTCTGGACAGAGGTGTCGAAAAACTCAACGGTGTGCTTCACCCCAATAACGAAGCCTTGAAGAAGTCACCGCAACCTTCTGTTGATGCACAAGTGGAGAGAGTTCGTAGGGGCAGCTGCGACATTACTAGTGCTTTGACCAATAATAAAGTCCTGAACCACCCTAAAAGACGGAGCAAGTTGTCTTCGTCCGAGCCCGTATACCCATGCGGCATCTGCCTGACCGACGTTAACGATGATCAAGAAGCCATTTTGTGCGAGGCTTCATGTCAGAAATGGTTCCACAGAGATTGCACAGGGATGACTGAGACGGCGTACAACCTGCTAACGGCAGAGACGTCTGCGGTTTGGGGTTGCGACTCTTGCATGGAAGACAAGGGAGCACAACTGCTCAAAACCCGAGAGGTACATGTGCCGCCTTCGGTTACCAGCGAGGCACAATCATGA
- the dnaaf4 gene encoding dynein assembly factor 4, axonemal, which yields MPLIVSDYTWTQSQSTVYISVPLKGVKTTKVDVLCTDEYLKVSFPPFLFEAFLFQPIDDEKSGAKIGNGVAVFTLQKKREELWEQLIKNIDKDKQRLTREQANLKVQEKAVEKAKAKANRIQQERKYALETMMKLEKEEQDMIQKVKKDECARATAELEVWRETQRKPVEEKENQLKQQESGKHNNKPIFQNPERANTTPAARQLHNSGQKSSKKKPKVLPAPRSAGCIKISFTPRMFPSALRESQVPEEEEWLRKQAEARRAANADLAEINDLSEEERNPEWLKEKGDKFFMAENYQAAINAYNLAIKLNRKFAALFSNRAACHLKLRNCHKAIEDSSQALELLTPAVTANATARLKAHVRRGTAFCELELYVEGLQDFQAALEIDPHNAALKADTDRIRQIVQGTTSCK from the exons ATGCCGCTGATAGTTAGCGATTACACATGGACTCAAAGCCAGAGCACAGTTTACATCAGTGTACCTTTAAAAGGAGTAAAGACCACTAAAGTCGATGTCCTTTGCACGGATGAGTATCTGAAG GTCAGTTTCCCCCCGTTTTTATTCGAAGCCTTCTTATTTCAACCAATAGATGATGAAAAAAGTGGTGCCAAAATTGGAAATGGTGTTGCAGTTTTCACATtgcagaagaaaagagaagaattGTGGGAGCAGCTCATTAAAAATATTG ATAAAGACAAACAGAGGCTGACTCGAGAACAAGCAAATCTCAAAGTTCAGGAGAAAGCAGTAGAAAAGGCCAAAGCCAAAGCCAACAGGATTCAGCAGGAGAGGAAATATGCGCTGGAGACCATGATGAAG CTTGAGAAAGAGGAGCAAGACATGATTCAGAAGGTGAAGAAAGATGAATGTGCGAGAGCCACTGCAGAGCTGGAGGTTTGGAGAGAAACACAGCGGAAACCAGTAGAAGAAAAGGAGAACCAGCTGAAACAGCAGGAATCCGGCAAACATAACAACAAACCCATTTTTCAGAACCCAGAGCGTGCAAACACAACACCTGCAGCGAGACAATTGCACAATTCTG GTCAAAAAAGCAGCAAAAAGAAGCCTAAAGTTCTACCTGCTCCCAGATCAGCTGGCTGTATTAAGATCAGTTTCACCCCACGCATGTTTCCCTCTGCCCTAAGAGAGTCTCAAGTCCCGGAAGAGGAAGAG TGGTTGAGGAAACAGGCAGAGGCCAGGAGAGCTGCGAACGCTGACCTGGCCGAAATAAATGACCTGAGCGAGGAAGAGAGAAACCCAGAGTGGCTCAAAGAGAAGGGAGA TAAATTCTTCATGGCAGAAAACTATCAGGCTGCTATCAATGCATATAATCTGGCCATCAAACTCAACAGGAAGTTTGCAGCTTTGTTTTCCAATCGAGCGGCCTGTCATCTCAAACTGAGAAATTGTCACAAAGCCATTGAGGACAGCTCTCAG GCGCTGGAGTTGCTCACGCCTGCGGTCACTGCAAATGCCACAGCTCGTCTGAAAGCTCACGTGAGACGTGGAACAGCATTCTGTGAGCTTGAGCTCTATGTGGAAG GTCTTCAGGATTTTCAGGCTGCTCTAGAGATCGACCCACACAATGCTGCTTTAAAAGCTGATACAGACAGAATTCGCCAGATTGTACAAGGCACCACgtcatgtaaataa